The Bacteroidota bacterium genome window below encodes:
- a CDS encoding long-chain fatty acid--CoA ligase, producing MQTLTDLFLENSQKYPPNKKIFFTKEDNGSYSSIDYKAFTENISSLIHFFSFNNLKRGDKVAILSDNRYEWASVDFACMFSELISVPTYVSLNPEQIKYILNDAEVKIIFVMNKFLLDKINKIKNEVPSLQMVVSFNKLPEEYIAPDTINYETIRKNFAANEDLKKLSSQISENELLTIIYTSGTTGNPKGVMLSHKNVYTNIKACTKVLQINEQDRFLSFLPYCHAYERTAGYYLAFFSGAEIYFAKNIDTISAQMPEVKPTIMICVPRLLEKMYVKISDSPNSLTGFKKKISAWAINMAHLREVKPHSIKWNIAYKLVYSKIAAKTGGALRLMCSGGGALNKNISEFFIYMGITVIEGYGMTEHSPVISVNPPEKNKPGTVGPSLNGVETKIADDGEILVKSESIMEGYYKHPKETCDTIIDGWLHTGDIGVMDSEGYIKITDRKKELFKTSGGKYIAPAQIEEILKQLNYIEQILIIGNERMYVTSLIVPQIEHLKMLASKLKVDFKDEKELHSNKEILKEIEKDINSVQKNLATYEKVRKFALLEKPFTIEDNELTPTLKIKRRIVEEKYKDLIEKMYKTS from the coding sequence ATGCAGACTTTAACAGATCTATTTTTAGAAAATTCTCAAAAGTATCCTCCAAATAAAAAAATATTCTTCACAAAAGAAGACAACGGCTCATATTCTTCCATAGATTATAAAGCTTTCACGGAAAATATTTCCTCGCTTATTCATTTTTTCAGTTTTAATAATCTTAAAAGGGGAGACAAAGTTGCTATTCTATCGGATAACAGATATGAATGGGCATCGGTTGATTTTGCATGTATGTTTTCAGAGCTAATCTCAGTCCCGACTTACGTTTCGTTAAATCCCGAACAGATAAAATATATTCTCAACGACGCAGAAGTAAAAATAATTTTTGTGATGAATAAATTTCTTCTGGATAAGATAAATAAGATTAAAAATGAAGTGCCCTCGTTACAAATGGTTGTTTCATTTAATAAACTTCCGGAGGAATATATTGCTCCCGATACAATTAATTATGAAACAATCAGAAAAAATTTTGCAGCTAATGAGGATTTAAAAAAACTTTCTTCTCAGATTTCTGAAAATGAATTGCTCACTATTATATATACTTCCGGTACTACAGGAAATCCCAAGGGAGTAATGCTCTCACACAAAAATGTTTATACAAATATAAAAGCCTGCACAAAAGTATTGCAGATAAATGAGCAGGATAGATTTCTTTCCTTCCTGCCATATTGTCATGCGTATGAAAGAACGGCAGGATATTATCTTGCTTTTTTCAGCGGAGCGGAGATTTACTTTGCAAAAAACATTGATACGATTTCAGCACAGATGCCTGAAGTAAAACCTACTATAATGATATGCGTTCCGCGCCTGCTTGAAAAAATGTATGTGAAAATTTCAGATAGTCCTAATTCACTAACCGGATTTAAAAAGAAAATATCTGCATGGGCAATAAATATGGCTCATCTTCGTGAAGTCAAGCCGCATTCTATTAAATGGAATATTGCATATAAGTTAGTTTATTCAAAAATTGCTGCTAAGACAGGAGGAGCATTAAGACTTATGTGCTCGGGCGGCGGTGCGCTGAATAAAAATATCTCAGAGTTTTTTATTTATATGGGAATAACCGTAATTGAAGGTTACGGAATGACGGAACACTCACCTGTGATTTCAGTAAATCCGCCTGAGAAAAATAAGCCCGGTACAGTTGGTCCCTCTTTAAACGGAGTAGAAACAAAAATTGCAGATGACGGTGAAATACTTGTAAAGAGTGAATCCATCATGGAAGGTTACTACAAACATCCGAAAGAGACTTGTGATACTATTATTGACGGCTGGCTTCATACGGGAGATATAGGAGTAATGGATAGCGAAGGATATATAAAAATCACGGACAGAAAAAAAGAATTGTTCAAAACTTCAGGAGGGAAGTACATTGCTCCTGCACAAATTGAAGAAATACTTAAGCAGCTTAATTATATAGAGCAGATTCTTATAATCGGAAACGAAAGAATGTATGTGACATCTTTAATTGTCCCGCAGATTGAGCATTTGAAAATGCTGGCTTCAAAATTAAAAGTTGATTTTAAAGATGAGAAAGAACTTCATTCAAATAAAGAAATTTTAAAAGAGATAGAAAAAGATATCAATTCAGTCCAAAAAAACTTAGCAACTTATGAAAAAGTAAGAAAATTTGCTTTGCTGGAGAAACCATTTACTATAGAAGATAATGAGTTAACCCCTACATTAAAGATAAAAAGAAGGATAGTTGAAGAAAAGTATAAGGATTTGATTGAAAAAATGTATAAAACTTCATAA
- a CDS encoding T9SS type A sorting domain-containing protein: MKKLFTVLLFTGFIFLNVFLFLSQNSTSKNILESDENENSFNKPYAIGDEDDPQARFSWEFKKLRDPVTNRIPDNIRQKELEFAAGLPKRMGDAPDALTWSERGPSNVGGRTRAVLGDINDTNIIIAGGVSGGIWRSTNSGVNWTQRTTLTQLHSTTCIAQDIRTGNTGKWYMGTGERAGNSAGQFGAAGAFTGDGVFKSIDNGLTWNLLASTSGSSPSSFNSNWQYVWNVATDASNATDDEVYAATIGSIQRSTNGGTNWTTVLGNTVTVSEYTDVKCATSGVVYAAGSYIVGGPMNGIYRSADGVTWANITPGSFPATFGRIVVAIAPSNQNIVYFAVHDVPNAEPNSVNGHQLWKYQYVSGDGTGAGGIWTALGGNLPQAGQGNLGTFNEPFDTQGGYDLTMQVSPTDPNFVILGGVNLYRSTDGFATSTNTKRIGGYQPQEQNGTYPNSHPDIHIGYFKPGSSSVYFSGHDGGISRTDDIAGNVSIDNPVTWFSRSGSFNVTQFYAISLDPENGSNWIAGGFQDNGSSATNSALLTNPWGSINSGDGGYCSIPPLADDRLYSTSQNGDLDRVNRDGSNMVSMKPTGLGNPAFINPHILDPNNSSIVYYGGGTSGTTTGIWRNNNIINGTATVGWSYLAGTDFGVPGNQVSAVSVSKANTANVVYYGTDGGFIRRIDNANTTATVSANLNSVAMPAGFVSCLAIDPTNSNNVIAVFSNYNVQRLWYSTDAGSTWTNIDGNLAGANGPSCRWATILYKDSQLHVFLATSVGVYYTLNINGASTVWTQEAVTSIGNVVTVMFDYRSSDNVLVAATHGRGSFSTVISAPLPVELLAFNSQISGSNVSLTWSTGSEVNNRGFDIQRKTGNEDWNNIGFVNGNGNSNVQHNYSFNDNNLQSGKYKYRLKQTDYNGNFEYYNLASEVSIGLPSTFVLKQNYPNPFNPSTKIEFSLPSNGNVMLKIYDISGKEVARLINNEFRNAGNYTVDFNASTLASGVYFYRLEAGSFIGIKKMMFVK, translated from the coding sequence ATGAAAAAATTATTCACGGTTTTACTATTTACCGGATTTATTTTTTTAAATGTATTTTTGTTTTTATCGCAAAACTCCACAAGTAAAAATATTCTTGAAAGCGATGAAAACGAAAATTCTTTTAATAAACCGTATGCAATTGGCGATGAGGATGACCCTCAGGCGAGATTTAGCTGGGAGTTTAAAAAACTTCGTGATCCAGTTACAAATAGAATTCCGGACAACATAAGACAAAAAGAACTCGAGTTTGCAGCAGGTCTCCCCAAAAGAATGGGTGATGCCCCTGATGCTTTGACCTGGAGCGAAAGAGGACCGAGTAACGTTGGCGGAAGAACAAGAGCCGTTCTCGGAGATATTAACGATACAAACATAATAATCGCCGGCGGTGTTTCAGGCGGGATTTGGCGTTCAACTAATTCAGGTGTAAACTGGACTCAAAGAACTACTTTAACCCAGCTGCATAGCACAACTTGTATAGCTCAGGATATTAGAACAGGGAATACAGGAAAGTGGTATATGGGTACGGGTGAACGTGCAGGTAATTCTGCAGGACAGTTTGGTGCAGCCGGAGCCTTTACAGGTGACGGAGTTTTTAAATCAATCGATAACGGGTTAACATGGAATCTACTTGCATCTACATCAGGCAGCTCTCCAAGCAGTTTTAATTCTAACTGGCAATACGTTTGGAACGTTGCTACTGACGCGTCAAATGCTACTGATGATGAAGTTTATGCAGCTACAATCGGTTCAATACAAAGATCTACTAACGGAGGAACAAACTGGACTACTGTACTGGGTAATACAGTTACTGTTTCAGAATACACGGATGTTAAATGCGCAACTTCAGGAGTTGTCTATGCGGCTGGAAGTTACATTGTTGGCGGACCAATGAATGGAATTTACCGTTCTGCTGACGGAGTTACATGGGCAAATATTACTCCCGGTTCTTTTCCGGCAACATTTGGAAGAATAGTTGTAGCAATTGCTCCATCAAATCAAAATATAGTTTACTTTGCTGTTCATGATGTGCCTAATGCTGAACCAAACTCTGTTAACGGACATCAGCTTTGGAAATACCAATATGTAAGCGGTGATGGAACAGGTGCAGGTGGAATCTGGACTGCTTTGGGAGGTAATCTTCCTCAGGCTGGTCAGGGTAATTTGGGAACCTTCAACGAGCCATTCGATACACAAGGAGGTTATGATTTGACGATGCAGGTAAGTCCTACAGATCCGAATTTTGTAATTTTAGGTGGAGTAAATCTTTATCGTTCTACTGATGGTTTTGCAACAAGTACAAATACAAAAAGAATCGGGGGATATCAGCCTCAGGAACAAAACGGAACATATCCCAATAGTCACCCGGATATTCATATAGGATATTTTAAACCGGGTAGCAGTTCGGTATATTTCAGTGGTCATGATGGAGGTATTTCAAGAACAGATGATATAGCAGGTAACGTATCTATTGATAATCCTGTAACATGGTTTTCACGTTCAGGCAGTTTTAATGTGACACAATTTTATGCAATTTCTTTAGACCCTGAAAATGGTTCAAACTGGATAGCAGGGGGATTTCAGGATAATGGTTCATCGGCTACTAATAGCGCTTTATTAACAAACCCATGGGGCTCAATAAACAGTGGTGATGGTGGTTACTGTTCTATTCCACCGCTTGCAGATGACAGATTGTATTCAACATCGCAAAACGGAGATTTAGACAGAGTTAATAGAGACGGAAGTAATATGGTTTCAATGAAGCCAACAGGGTTGGGAAATCCTGCATTCATAAATCCGCATATATTAGATCCTAATAATTCTTCAATCGTGTATTATGGCGGCGGTACATCCGGTACAACAACAGGAATCTGGAGAAATAATAATATTATTAATGGTACTGCAACAGTAGGCTGGAGTTACCTTGCAGGAACAGATTTCGGTGTACCCGGAAATCAGGTATCAGCTGTAAGTGTTTCTAAAGCCAACACTGCTAATGTTGTTTATTACGGTACTGATGGCGGTTTTATAAGAAGAATAGATAATGCAAATACAACAGCAACTGTAAGTGCAAATCTCAATTCAGTTGCAATGCCTGCAGGATTTGTATCATGTCTGGCAATTGACCCCACAAATTCAAATAACGTTATTGCTGTATTCAGTAACTATAATGTGCAAAGACTCTGGTATTCTACAGATGCGGGTTCTACATGGACTAATATAGATGGAAACCTGGCAGGCGCAAATGGACCTTCTTGCAGATGGGCAACTATACTCTATAAAGATAGTCAGCTGCATGTATTTCTTGCAACATCAGTTGGTGTTTACTATACATTAAATATAAACGGAGCATCAACAGTCTGGACACAGGAAGCAGTAACATCAATCGGAAATGTTGTAACTGTTATGTTCGATTATCGTTCTTCCGATAATGTATTAGTAGCAGCAACACACGGCAGAGGAAGTTTTTCCACTGTTATTTCTGCGCCATTACCGGTTGAGCTTCTTGCCTTTAACTCTCAAATTTCAGGCTCGAATGTATCTTTAACCTGGAGCACCGGAAGCGAAGTTAATAACAGAGGATTTGACATTCAAAGAAAAACCGGAAATGAAGATTGGAATAATATTGGTTTTGTGAACGGCAACGGAAACTCAAATGTTCAGCATAACTATTCGTTCAATGATAACAATTTGCAGTCTGGAAAATACAAGTACAGATTAAAGCAAACTGATTATAATGGTAACTTTGAATATTACAATCTGGCAAGTGAAGTTAGTATAGGATTACCAAGTACTTTTGTTCTAAAACAAAATTATCCGAATCCTTTCAATCCATCTACGAAAATTGAATTTAGTTTGCCTTCTAATGGAAATGTGATGTTAAAGATCTATGATATTTCAGGAAAAGAAGTTGCAAGACTGATAAACAACGAATTCAGAAACGCCGGAAATTACACCGTGGATTTCAATGCTTCTACATTAGCATCCGGAGTTTATTTCTACAGACTTGAAGCGGGAAGTTTTATCGGAATTAAGAAAATGATGTTTGTAAAATAA
- a CDS encoding serine/threonine-protein phosphatase — translation MNIFEKIYNLYTSDLTSEEFQKLVTKDIPGLYKFYSRDMKKPDESKDNFKRWLLFIRNFIVAILRKLTPLRRILFSIAIFIFAAGVVTDNPQWYGFSIYILVLLLVLEVADKIIAKDEISIAREVQDSMIPKSAPAYEGYDIECHCETANDVGGDFIDFVNRKDELNNKLLISVGDISGKGMGAALHMVHVRAIIRYVADIIPEPKDIMKSLNRDILKNFKKGLFLTAVLAEIDKDKIKLCRGGHPPILFFKKSENRCEELKPAGSALGMMNEDLFNKTIQDIEVTLQTGDVIFIYTDGIFEAMNSNKDEYGLAKVKEVLSSNAYKDVSDIKRILVDSVNNFRGFHEVNDDITFAIIKKK, via the coding sequence TTGAACATATTCGAAAAAATATACAACCTTTATACAAGCGACCTTACTTCTGAAGAATTTCAAAAACTGGTTACAAAAGATATTCCGGGGCTCTACAAGTTTTATTCCCGTGATATGAAGAAGCCGGATGAGAGCAAGGATAATTTCAAAAGATGGCTTTTGTTCATCCGTAACTTTATTGTTGCTATTCTCAGGAAACTTACTCCTCTCCGCAGGATTTTGTTCTCAATTGCAATATTTATTTTTGCTGCAGGAGTTGTAACCGATAATCCCCAGTGGTACGGATTTTCTATTTATATTTTAGTTTTACTTTTAGTTCTTGAAGTAGCAGATAAAATTATTGCAAAGGATGAAATTTCTATTGCAAGAGAGGTACAGGACTCTATGATTCCTAAATCCGCTCCTGCATATGAAGGATATGATATTGAATGTCACTGCGAAACTGCAAATGATGTTGGAGGTGACTTTATAGATTTTGTTAACCGCAAAGATGAACTGAATAATAAGCTGCTTATCTCTGTCGGAGATATTTCAGGTAAAGGAATGGGAGCAGCGCTTCACATGGTTCACGTCCGGGCAATAATAAGATATGTCGCCGATATAATTCCTGAACCCAAAGATATTATGAAATCTCTTAACAGAGATATTTTAAAAAATTTTAAGAAGGGTTTATTTCTTACTGCAGTATTAGCTGAAATAGATAAAGATAAAATAAAACTCTGCCGGGGAGGACATCCGCCTATTCTATTTTTTAAAAAATCTGAAAACAGATGCGAAGAATTAAAGCCTGCAGGTTCAGCGCTCGGAATGATGAATGAAGATTTGTTTAATAAAACCATTCAGGATATTGAAGTCACTCTTCAAACCGGTGACGTTATTTTTATTTATACTGACGGAATTTTTGAAGCAATGAATTCAAATAAAGATGAATACGGACTTGCAAAAGTTAAAGAAGTATTAAGCTCAAATGCTTATAAAGATGTATCGGATATAAAAAGAATTTTAGTTGATTCAGTTAATAATTTCAGAGGTTTCCATGAAGTGAACGATGATATTACTTTCGCTATAATAAAAAAGAAATAA
- a CDS encoding GIY-YIG nuclease family protein produces the protein MGTPIYDTTFVVCDVETTGVSSDFNRITEIGLIKIYNGEVIDKFTSLVNPKQHIPSQITYLTGITNEDVMDKPTFEELSPKIHNFIFDKSHTTDGADSTLLFTGHNVAFDYNFIRKSFERTGNNFQFNLKTICTCKLARRLLKKLKSKSLYNVAEYFEIKADNFHRAFDDTLVTSKILLRFLDILNEEYELETTEEVLRFQNTKIYTSVNKSPILKRIKANIKDFPRLPGVYFMKSRHDEIIYIGKAKNLRERLSTYLNSSSDLPPKVRNMIQAVHAIEYEVTDSELSALIMESKMIKKHKPRFNTAIKRYRFHPFLKIDIQNEYPKIDKVYEIENDGANYYGPFSSGRTVNRILKQINENYKLRKCEYKFLRPSKTHSTCMYFDIGKCNAPCNLAQSKKEYTDEVKNVHNFITDEGEESVQKFFERQMIRFSEEEDFERAAFLRDRLKDIQRVMSYQKVITSAINNKKIIIKQKYGDKEEIFFIHNGKLMKTYTINIDEVADENLILDDIFETTDYLFFSLSKFIKHRFTPEELDEIKVISNWLAVNRDKSIVLEITDSMSKNEIIKWIMQN, from the coding sequence ATGGGAACGCCTATATACGATACAACATTTGTAGTCTGCGACGTTGAAACAACGGGTGTATCATCCGATTTTAACCGCATTACTGAAATCGGATTGATAAAAATTTATAACGGAGAAGTTATTGATAAATTTACTTCACTTGTAAATCCCAAACAGCATATACCAAGCCAGATTACATATCTCACCGGTATTACCAATGAAGATGTGATGGATAAGCCGACGTTTGAAGAGCTCTCGCCGAAAATTCATAATTTTATATTTGATAAATCGCACACAACTGACGGCGCAGATTCGACACTCTTGTTCACAGGGCATAATGTAGCATTCGATTATAACTTCATCAGAAAGTCATTTGAAAGAACTGGCAATAATTTTCAATTCAATTTAAAAACAATTTGTACCTGCAAACTTGCCAGAAGGCTTCTTAAAAAACTTAAGAGTAAATCACTTTACAATGTTGCCGAATATTTTGAAATAAAAGCAGATAATTTTCACCGGGCATTTGATGATACCCTTGTAACTTCCAAAATTCTTCTCAGGTTTTTAGATATACTTAATGAAGAGTATGAGCTTGAAACAACTGAGGAAGTGCTGCGATTTCAGAATACAAAAATTTACACATCCGTAAACAAGTCCCCTATTCTTAAAAGGATAAAGGCAAACATAAAAGATTTCCCAAGGTTACCGGGAGTTTATTTTATGAAGAGCAGGCACGATGAAATAATTTATATAGGAAAAGCTAAAAATTTAAGAGAACGACTTTCAACTTATTTGAATTCATCCTCTGATCTTCCGCCTAAAGTAAGAAATATGATTCAGGCAGTGCATGCAATTGAATATGAAGTAACGGATTCCGAACTTTCCGCTTTGATAATGGAATCAAAGATGATTAAAAAGCATAAGCCGAGATTTAATACAGCAATAAAGCGATATAGATTTCATCCATTCTTAAAAATTGATATACAGAATGAATACCCGAAGATTGATAAAGTTTATGAGATAGAAAATGACGGAGCAAATTATTACGGACCGTTTTCAAGCGGAAGGACTGTGAACAGAATTTTAAAACAGATAAATGAAAATTATAAACTTCGTAAATGTGAATACAAATTTTTGAGACCTTCAAAAACTCATTCTACCTGTATGTATTTTGATATAGGAAAATGCAACGCTCCTTGTAATTTAGCCCAGTCAAAAAAGGAATATACCGATGAAGTGAAAAATGTTCATAATTTTATCACAGATGAAGGAGAGGAATCAGTTCAGAAATTTTTTGAAAGGCAGATGATAAGGTTTTCAGAGGAGGAAGATTTTGAGAGGGCTGCTTTTTTACGTGACAGATTGAAAGATATTCAAAGGGTAATGAGCTATCAGAAAGTAATTACTTCAGCTATCAACAATAAAAAAATTATTATAAAGCAGAAGTACGGTGATAAAGAGGAGATATTTTTTATCCATAACGGAAAACTGATGAAGACTTACACTATAAACATTGATGAAGTCGCAGATGAAAATTTAATTCTGGATGATATATTTGAAACAACAGATTACCTCTTTTTTTCCTTATCAAAATTTATTAAGCATCGCTTTACGCCTGAAGAACTTGATGAAATAAAAGTAATTTCAAACTGGCTGGCAGTGAACAGAGATAAAAGTATTGTTCTGGAAATTACAGATTCGATGAGCAAAAACGAAATTATAAAATGGATAATGCAAAATTAA
- a CDS encoding methylated-DNA--[protein]-cysteine S-methyltransferase, which translates to MQTLPSPKIMYNALMNRDTSYDGLFFIAVKTTGIFCRTVCTAKKPKQENVEFYKTADEALKFGYRPCKVCKPLNIYDKPEFVKKVLSEIEKDPFVKLNQRKLIDMGINPHTLTRWFKKNLNMTFSAYHKMNRLNKVYGNLREGQKVTETAFDSGYESLSGFSDFFKKTTGFSPSESSYKNIVSAERIVTPLGPMLAAATDKGICLLEFVDRRMLQNQILSLERRLKAKVIPGKSPFFKELDKQLKEYFEGKRKDFDIPLDPSGTEYQNKVWKELMNIPYGKTVSYQTQANNIKMPKAVRAVANANGMNKISIIIPCHRVIGSDGTLTGYGGGLYRKKFLLDLEQNTSKLF; encoded by the coding sequence ATGCAAACGTTACCATCACCAAAAATAATGTATAATGCTCTGATGAATAGAGATACATCTTACGATGGCCTGTTCTTCATTGCAGTAAAGACTACAGGAATTTTCTGCCGTACAGTGTGCACAGCTAAAAAGCCCAAACAGGAAAATGTTGAGTTTTACAAAACTGCAGACGAAGCTTTAAAATTCGGATACCGCCCATGTAAAGTATGCAAGCCGTTGAACATCTACGATAAGCCTGAGTTTGTGAAAAAGGTTTTGAGTGAAATTGAAAAAGATCCATTTGTAAAATTGAACCAGAGAAAGTTAATTGACATGGGAATAAATCCTCATACGCTTACGAGATGGTTCAAAAAAAATCTTAACATGACATTTTCAGCATATCATAAAATGAACAGATTAAACAAAGTTTACGGAAATCTCCGTGAAGGGCAAAAAGTTACTGAGACTGCATTTGATTCAGGTTATGAATCTCTCAGCGGCTTCTCTGATTTCTTCAAGAAGACAACAGGATTTTCTCCATCGGAATCTTCATATAAAAATATAGTTTCAGCCGAACGAATTGTAACACCACTTGGCCCAATGCTTGCAGCGGCGACCGATAAAGGAATTTGTTTATTGGAATTTGTCGATAGAAGGATGCTGCAGAATCAGATCCTTTCACTGGAGAGAAGATTAAAAGCAAAAGTAATTCCGGGGAAATCTCCGTTCTTCAAGGAGCTTGATAAGCAGTTGAAGGAATATTTTGAGGGTAAGAGAAAAGATTTCGACATTCCGCTTGATCCGTCCGGAACCGAATACCAGAATAAAGTCTGGAAGGAATTAATGAATATTCCCTATGGAAAAACTGTTTCATATCAGACTCAGGCAAACAATATAAAAATGCCCAAGGCAGTCCGTGCAGTTGCAAATGCAAACGGCATGAATAAAATCTCCATCATAATTCCTTGTCACAGAGTAATCGGTTCAGACGGAACACTTACAGGCTACGGCGGAGGATTATACCGCAAAAAATTCTTACTGGACTTAGAGCAAAACACATCTAAACTTTTCTAA
- the ndhC gene encoding NADH-quinone oxidoreductase subunit A produces MIESYIPIMIILFISLGFAVVNVNMSWLVGPTRPNREKLSTYESGMEPVGSARDKFSVKYYMVSVLFILFDIEVVFLYPWAVSFVNFEPAKMVYSFISVIVFVVILFIGYFYVIKKGALKWD; encoded by the coding sequence ATGATTGAATCCTATATTCCAATAATGATAATCCTATTTATTTCATTAGGATTTGCAGTTGTTAATGTTAATATGTCCTGGTTAGTGGGACCTACCCGTCCTAACAGAGAAAAACTTTCAACTTATGAAAGCGGAATGGAGCCGGTTGGTTCTGCCAGAGACAAATTTTCAGTGAAGTACTACATGGTTTCTGTTCTGTTTATATTGTTTGATATAGAAGTTGTTTTTCTGTATCCATGGGCTGTGTCGTTCGTGAACTTTGAACCTGCTAAAATGGTTTATTCTTTTATAAGTGTAATTGTTTTCGTAGTAATACTTTTTATAGGGTACTTCTACGTTATTAAAAAAGGGGCTTTAAAATGGGATTAG